From a single Deltaproteobacteria bacterium genomic region:
- a CDS encoding CTP synthase → MPQKFIFVTGGVMSSLGKGLAAASIGALLESRGLKVTLLKMDPYINVDPGTMSPYQHGEVFVTDDGAETDLDLGHYERYVSSTTGRANNFTTGQVYDTVISKERRGDYLGGTVQVIPHITDEIKRRIEAAAENYDIAICEVGGTVGDIEGLPFLEAIRQFGRDRGRHNVIYVHLTYVPYIAAGGELKTKPTQHSVKELTGLGIQPDFLLCRTDRLLSRSLKAKIASFCNVDEDSVITAKDVEWIYEVPLVLHQEGLDDRIVERLRMWTGTPNLRKWQNTVHILKSSRESVRIAVVGKYMQLKESYKSLMEALVHGGIANGVHVELECIEAEKMEKRDVHKLLDGVNGVLIPGGFGDRGTEGKVRAVRYARENKVPFFGICLGMQIAVAEFARHVCSLKGANSVEMDAKTKHPVIDLMDEQKEVDQMGGTMRLGAYPCVLASDSLSARMYRKKKISERHRHRYEFNNGYRETMAEKGLRISGLSPDGKLVEVVELADHPWFVGCQFHPEFKSRPTECHPLFKGFIRAAVQHRGSVKEVPRMRIVADATRS, encoded by the coding sequence AGGTGACGCTTCTGAAGATGGATCCGTACATCAACGTCGATCCGGGGACCATGAGCCCGTACCAGCACGGCGAGGTTTTCGTGACCGACGACGGCGCCGAAACGGACCTCGATCTGGGACACTACGAGCGCTACGTCTCGTCGACCACCGGACGGGCGAACAACTTCACCACCGGCCAGGTATACGACACCGTCATCAGCAAGGAGCGGCGCGGAGACTATCTTGGCGGCACGGTCCAGGTGATTCCCCACATCACCGACGAGATCAAGCGGCGCATCGAGGCCGCGGCGGAGAACTACGACATCGCCATCTGCGAGGTGGGCGGCACCGTGGGCGACATCGAGGGGCTGCCGTTCCTGGAGGCCATCCGCCAGTTCGGCCGCGACCGCGGGCGCCACAACGTCATCTACGTCCACCTCACCTACGTCCCGTACATCGCCGCCGGCGGCGAGTTGAAGACCAAGCCCACGCAGCACAGCGTCAAGGAGCTTACCGGTCTCGGCATCCAGCCGGACTTCCTCCTGTGCCGCACGGACCGCCTCCTGAGTCGCTCCCTCAAGGCCAAGATCGCCAGCTTCTGCAACGTGGACGAGGACTCGGTGATCACCGCCAAGGACGTGGAGTGGATCTACGAAGTGCCGTTGGTGCTGCACCAGGAGGGCCTGGACGACCGCATCGTGGAACGGCTGCGGATGTGGACCGGCACGCCCAACCTGCGCAAGTGGCAGAACACGGTGCACATCCTCAAGAGCTCCAGGGAATCGGTGCGCATCGCCGTGGTGGGCAAGTACATGCAGCTCAAGGAGTCGTACAAGAGCCTGATGGAGGCCCTGGTGCACGGCGGCATCGCCAACGGTGTGCACGTCGAGCTGGAGTGCATCGAGGCGGAGAAGATGGAGAAGCGCGACGTCCACAAGCTCCTGGACGGCGTCAACGGCGTCCTGATTCCCGGCGGGTTCGGCGACCGCGGCACCGAGGGCAAGGTCCGCGCGGTGCGCTACGCGCGCGAGAACAAGGTGCCGTTCTTCGGTATCTGCCTGGGGATGCAGATCGCCGTGGCCGAGTTCGCGCGCCACGTCTGTTCCCTCAAGGGCGCCAACTCGGTGGAGATGGACGCCAAGACGAAACACCCGGTGATTGACCTGATGGACGAACAGAAGGAGGTCGACCAGATGGGCGGCACCATGCGCCTCGGGGCGTACCCGTGCGTGCTCGCGTCCGACTCGCTCTCGGCCAGGATGTACCGGAAGAAGAAGATCTCCGAGCGCCACCGGCACCGCTACGAGTTCAACAACGGGTACCGGGAGACGATGGCGGAGAAGGGACTGCGCATCAGCGGACTGTCGCCCGACGGCAAGCTGGTGGAGGTGGTGGAGTTGGCGGACCACCCCTGGTTCGTCGGCTGCCAGTTCCATCCCGAGTTCAAGTCCCGCCCGACCGAGTGCCATCCGCTGTTCAAGGGCTTCATCCGCGCCGCCGTGCAGCACCGCGGTTCGGTGAAGGAAGTCCCGCGCATGCGCATCGTCGCGGACGCCACGAGATCATGA